Genomic window (Prochlorococcus marinus str. GP2):
AAAAAAAGCTGCTTCAATCGCGAATTTCAATTTAGGCTTAATAGATGAAAGGAAAAAAGATTTGATCGTAGAAGCATGTACGGAAATACTTGATGGGCTGCACGATTCACAGTTTCCTTTAAAGGTTTGGCAAACAGGTAGTGGCACGCAAACAAATATGAATGTTAATGAGGTAATTTCAAATATTGCAGCTTTAAAAACTAATTCAGAGCTTGGCAGTCATCAACCAATACATCCGAATGATGATGTAAATAAATCTCAGTCAACTAATGACACTTTTCCTGCTGCTATTCAAATATCTGTTGTTAATGAAATAATCAAAAATTTAGTACCAACGATCAAAGAACTTACTAAGATCCTTGATAAAAAAAGTGAAGAATGGAAAGACCTAATAAAGATAGGAAGAACCCATTTTCAAGATGCAGTGCCTCTTACTCTTGGGCAAGAAATATCAGGATGGTCAGAGCAACTTAAAGATGCTGAAAATGCGATTATTTTAAGTCTGGACGAATTGTATTTCTTACCTCTTGGAGGTACTGCTGTAGGTACAGGTATTAATTGTCCAAATGGATTTTGTGAAGAGTCTATAAAATCAATTTCCGATGACACTAACCTAATATTCTATAAATCAAAAAATAATTTTTCTATTATGGCCTCGCATGATCGTCTAGCTCAAGTAATGAGTCAAATAAAAATATTAGCAGGTGCATTATTTAAAATTTCAAATGATATAAAAATTCTATCTTCTGGACCAAGATCAGGAATATATGAATTAATTATCCCTAAAAATGAACCTGGAAGTTCTATTATGCCAGGTAAAGTGAATCCGACTCAATGCGAAGCCTTATC
Coding sequences:
- a CDS encoding class II fumarate hydratase, producing the protein MTKNFRIEKDSMGTIEVPIEALWGAQTQRSIINFSIGEELIPIELIYSLTIIKKAASIANFNLGLIDERKKDLIVEACTEILDGLHDSQFPLKVWQTGSGTQTNMNVNEVISNIAALKTNSELGSHQPIHPNDDVNKSQSTNDTFPAAIQISVVNEIIKNLVPTIKELTKILDKKSEEWKDLIKIGRTHFQDAVPLTLGQEISGWSEQLKDAENAIILSLDELYFLPLGGTAVGTGINCPNGFCEESIKSISDDTNLIFYKSKNNFSIMASHDRLAQVMSQIKILAGALFKISNDIKILSSGPRSGIYELIIPKNEPGSSIMPGKVNPTQCEALSMVCTQIMGFEYAVSIANSSGTLQMNEYKPLIGFNILTSLKLLKDAIENFRIKLVDGMEPNQKKIKLNLENSLMLVTAIVPKVGYEKAAEIANLAFKESLNLKEATLKLGYLNEDEFDEAMNINSMI